A genomic region of Chrysemys picta bellii isolate R12L10 unplaced genomic scaffold, ASM1138683v2 scaf315, whole genome shotgun sequence contains the following coding sequences:
- the LOC135978578 gene encoding formin-2-like: MHDPQLRVSQAGLLLTYSLLGQAEQLMGSKQEVVTANIMNQLHIIRHLRQVPEALQEFCLQGHQQLLLPLNGECSETEWPPSEQESEGPSTRPLEGRAYITPPTLPVGWPPRPLVDAVATERPPSEQESEGPSTRPLDGRAYIAPPPSPVGWPPGPLVDAVATERPPSERESEGCPTRPLEGGAYIAPPPSP, translated from the exons atgcacgacccccagctgcgtgtcagccaggctgggctgctcctcacttactccctcctggggcaagccgagcagctgatggggagcaag caggaggtcgtcacggccaacataatgaatcaacttcacatcatccggcacttgcgccaagtgccggaggcgctgcaggaattctgcctccaaggccaccagcaactcctactccctctaaacggggagtgtagtgagactgagtggcctccctccgagcaggagagcgagggcccctctacacgccccttggagggcagagcctatatcaccccacccaccttgcctgttggctggccaccgagGCCTCTGGTAGACGCTGttgcaactgagcggcctccctccgagcaggagagcgagggcccctctacacgccccttggacggcagagcctatatcgccccacccccctcgcctgttggctggccaccggggcctctggtagacgctgttgcaactgagcggcctccctccgagcgggagagcgagggctgccctacacgccccttggagggcggagcctatatcgccccgcccccctcgccataa